The following are from one region of the Lynx canadensis isolate LIC74 chromosome D4, mLynCan4.pri.v2, whole genome shotgun sequence genome:
- the LOC115499100 gene encoding LOW QUALITY PROTEIN: multifunctional methyltransferase subunit TRM112-like protein (The sequence of the model RefSeq protein was modified relative to this genomic sequence to represent the inferred CDS: inserted 2 bases in 2 codons), with amino-acid sequence MGGSNPAQFDLDFVSRMIPEVERAALLEVATTLLLVEVPERPIQGXEHDEEFLXKMYHSLLEGDVSEGTLQSPEGGRLFRHTGGIPNMLLNVEGAQTYLCQVAVFIL; translated from the exons ATGG GCGGGTCGAACCCTGCGCAGTTCGACCTTGACTTCGTGTCCCGTATGATACCCGAGGTGGAGCGGGCAGCGCTCCTGGAGGTGGCCACTACCTTGCTTCTGGTTGAAGTGCCCGAAAGGCCGATTCAAG AGGAGCATGATGAAGAATTTC AGAAGATGTACCACTCGCTGCTAGAAGGGGATGTGTCAGAGGGCACTTTGCAAAGTCCCGAGGGCGGACGTCTGTTCCGCCACACCGGTGGGATCCCCAATATGCTGCTGAATGTGGAAGGCGCCCAGACTTACCTGTGCCAGGTAGCGGTTTTCATCCTGTGA